The following nucleotide sequence is from Deltaproteobacteria bacterium.
TATCATGAACCTTTCTTCTTATCGACCAGAGAAACACAAACATCGACGATTTCCGCCGCGGCATTCCGCTTGGCTAACTGGTTCGCACGTACTTCCATTCGGCTGATCGAGTCCGGATTGCGGTAAAGAGAAAGTATGGTTTCCCCAAGAGTCTCCCCGCTCAGACGCGTTTCTGGTAAAAGGACCGCCGCTCCCGCCTGGACAAGAACCTCGGCGTTCTTTGTCTGATGATCGTTGGTGGCATAGGGATAAGGAATCAGAATCGCCGCCCGGCCGCTGGCTGTCATTTCAGCGATCGAGGTTGCCCCCGCCCTGCAGACAAGTAAATTTGCCTGTCCGTAAACCTTGGGCATGTCCATGATGAACGGGTGGATGTCCGCATCGTACCCTCTTTCCTTGTATATTTTGGTGACCGCTTCCACCTCATGGACACCGGTTTGGTGGATGATACGAAGGGTTTCCCTGATCGGTTCCAGCTTGTCCAGCGAGGCCAGGACAGCCTGGTTGATGGCTTGGGCTCCCTGACTGCCTCCGAAAACAAGGAGGTTGAATTTTCGGTCATCTCTTGTCGCATTGATGGTTGCTGAGGTGAACGCCGCCCGGATTGGATTCCCCGTGTGCAGACTTTTCTTTTTGGGAAATCTGCCCTCCCCGTCAGGAAAGGTCAGAAAGATCCGGTCGACGCAACGAGACAGGATCCGATTTGTGATGCCCGGGTAAGCATTCTGTTCCGCAATGGCGGTTTTCAAGCCCAGAAGATGGGCCGTGAGGACAGAGGGACCCGAGGCATAGCCGCCGACACCCAATACAAGATCCGGCTTGAAAGACCGGATAATGCCGAGGGACTGCACGAAACTCCTGGGCAGCTTACTCATGACCTTCAACGTGTTTGACAGACCCGTCCCCTTGATTCCCGCCACGTCTATCGTGGCCAGATCATAACCGAGACCGGGAAGAACACGCTTCTCAATTCCGCGTTCCGTTCCGACAAAAAGGACACGGTTGTTCCCGTCACGGGCCATAATTTCCTCGGCAATCGCGATCCCGGGAAAGAGATGACCCCCAGTGCCGCCGCCGGCGATGATGATATTCATGACCGGTGCACCTCACGCTTCCTGTGATGAGATGTTCAGTAATATTCCAATGATAGCAAGGCTCATCATCAGAGAGGTTCCTCCGTAGCTTAAAAAGGGAAGGGTTAATCCCTTGAGAGGAATCAGCCCCATGACGCCTGCGATGTTAATGAAGACCTGCATAAAAATCAGAATGGTCAGTCCCGCCGCCAGTAACATGCCGAAAAGATCGGGAGCCCTGAATGAGATGAGGAAGCCCCGGACGATCAGCACCGTGTAAAGCAGAATGACAACGGATACACCCAGGAATCCGCTTTCTTCGGCAATAACGGAAAGAATAAAGTCCGTGTGCGGTTCCGGGAGATAAAAGAGTTTTTGCATCCCGTCGCCGATGCCGACGCCGACAGGTCCGCCGGAACCAAAGGCGATCATGGACTGTATGATCTGAAAACCCGTACCGTGGGGGTCTTGCCACGGATCCATAAAGGCTGTCACCCGTTTCCATCGATAACCCTGACAGAGCGCCCAGATAAGAAAAGGGGTGAAAATGCCGACCAGTCCCAGCAGGTGAACGATTCTGGCTCCGGCGAGATAGAGCATGAACATAACCGTAACGGCGATGATGGCCGTTGTGCCGAAATCGGGCTGGAGAATGATGAGTCCCATGAGGCAGGCCGCCACGACCAGAGGGGCCAGAATGCCACGGGTAATTTCTTTAATGTATTGCCTTTTTCGGGTTAGGAAAAGGGCCAGAAACAACACAAGGGATACCTTCACCCATTCGGCGACCTGAAAGGCAATGAAGCCAAGGTTGAGCCAGCGGACGGCCCCTCCCACTTTTTTCCCCACGGAGGGAACAAACAACGCCAGCAGCATGACAAAGGAAACGACCAGGGCCGGATAGGCCGCGATTTTCAGTTTTTGGTAAGGGAAACGGGCCAGGAGGTACATGAGCACCAGCCCCAGGACGACGAAAACGATTTGCCTTTTCAGAAAGTATTGGGCGTCATGAAATCGTTCTGTGGCCATGATGGCGCTGGAACTGTAGATCATCGCCGTTCCGACTGTTACCAATGCAAGGGTCGCGAGCATCAGCAGGATGTCCTGTTTGTTTTGTGATACGGATAAGGATTCCATGTTACAGCTTTCTTACCAACGTTTGAAAAAATTCCCCCCGTTCCCTGTAATCAGCAAATTCATCGAAGCTGGCACAGCCTGGGGAGAGAAGGACCACGTCGCCTGCCTGCGCGCGCCGTCTCGCTTCCTCCACGGCCCCTTCCAATGAAGGGGAAGTGCCGGTTTCCACGAGGCCTCCAATTTTTTCCTTAATGGTATTGCGTGCTTCTCCAAAAAGAATGAGCGTTTTGACATGCTTTCTGATCAGTGATTGCAGAATTTCAAAATTTCCATCCTTGTCTCTTCCTCCGACAAGCAGGACGACGGGCCGCTGGAATGTTTCCAGGGCACGGGCCACGGCGGCGGCATTGGTCCCTTTGGAGTCATCGTAATAGGCTACGTCCCGTTTTTCCCCGACAAACTCGATACGGTGAGGAAGGCCCCGGAAGTTGGAGATGGTTCCGACAATCTGCTCCGGAAGGCAACCGCACATGCGACTGGCCATAACGGCCGCCATGACGTTTTCGGCATTATGCAGTCCCGGCAGTTTGATCATTTCCCGCGGGTAAATTTCGTCATGTGCGCCGAAGCCGGAGAGAACAAGCCCTTCGTTCTGAACGGACAAACCCCGCTCCACCTTCCGGGTTGAACTGAAAAAGAGGGTTTTTGCCGGGAGGCGTTTCGAAAGATTTAGGAAATGCTCTTCGTCGGCGTTCAGAATCGCCAGATCCTTTTCGTCCTGGTTCAGAAAAATCCGTTCCTTGGTCTCCCGGTAAGAGGCGAGAGAGCCATGGTAGTTCAGGTGGTCAGGGGCGGCATTCAACAGAACGGCACAACGGGCGCGAAACGTCGAGACCCATTGAAGCTGGAAACTGCTTACCTCTACGATGACAAAATCCTCTTTTTGGTGGCTGTCACAATATTGAATGAGGGGTATGCCGATGTTTCCTCCGACAAAAACCCTCTTACCCGCGTCTTTCAGAATTTGCCCGACGAGGGTGGTGGTTGTGGTTTTCCCGTTTGTTCCCGTGATGGCCACCATGGGCGGCTTCAGAAAGCGGCTGGCGATCTCCAGTTCGCTGTGAATGGGGATGCCCTGTCGAAGGGCTTCCACGAGCAGCGGATCATATGGGGGAACACCGGGAGAGGGAATGACCATATCGATGTGGTCGAGGGCATGATGATCGTAAGCGGTGGCGCGAACGGGGATGTCTTCATTCCTTATTTCATTCAGGGCGGCGTCGATCTCCGCTCCCGTATTTTGATCGGTGGCAACAATCCGAGCCTTTTGTTTTGCAAGGAAACGGGCTGTGGCGATGCCGGTTTTCCCCAGGCCGATAATTAAAATGTTCTTCGCCGTTAAGGCCATGTTCGTTCCCCTAACGCAGCTTTAGTGTGCTCATGGCTACCAGGGCCAGCAAAACCGAGATAATCCAGAAGCGAACGATAATCTTGGGCTCGGGCCAGCCCTTCAATTCAAAATGATGATGAATGGGGGCCATCCGGAAAATACGTTTGCCTCCGCTGATTTTGAACCAGCTGACCTGAAAGATGACCGAGAAGGTTTCCAGGACAAAAATCCCGCCCACGATGGCCAGCAGAATTTCCTGTTTGGTGAGAATGGCGAGGGTTCCCAGCGTCCCGCCCAGGGAAAGGGAGCCGACATCGCCCATGAACACTTGGGCAGGGTAAGTGTTGTACCAGAGAAAGCCAATTCCGGCACCGACAATGGCCCCGCAGAAAATGGTCAACTCGCCTGCTCCGGAGGTATAGGGAATCTGCAAATAATGGGCGATCTTGATGTTTCCGGCGAAGTAGGCGAACAGGAGGTATGTCATGAAACAGGTAATGGCCGGGCCGATAGCCAGACCGTCCAGGCCGTCCGTGAGGTTCACGGCGTTGGCTGTTCCAACGATGATAAAGGTTGTCAGGAAGATATAAAAAATACCGATATCGGGGAGAGCGGTCTTAAAAAACGGAATGGTTACGGCATGACTGAATTCAGGGCGAACGTAAATCACCAAACTGACGAAAAATGCGATCGTGATTTCGGAGAGAAGCCGAAATTTTCCTGAAATACCCCGGCTGCTTTGGTTGGTTATTTTCCGGTAATCGTCAAAGAAACCGATGATTCCATATCCGACGAGAACAAGAATAATCAGCCAGACATACATATTGGTCAGATTCGACCAAAGGAGGGTGGAGACCACGACAGCGAAGATGATCAGAATGCCCCCCATGGTTGGCGTACCCTTCTTGGAATGATGCGTTTGGGGGCCATCTTCCCGGATGGACTGTCCCACATCGAGACTCTGGAGTTTGCCGATTAACCAGGGGCCGACGATGAAGCAGATCACCAGCGCCGTGATTGCCGCATAAATTGTGCGGAAGGTGATGTAGCGAAAGACATTAAAGGATGAGAACGTTGTATGCAGCGGATAAAGGAGATGGTAAAGCATGAGCTATACTCCCTTGGAATTTTCATTTGAGAGGTTCCCCGGTTTCCCGAATAACCGGATTTCCGGAATGAGTTCCTCGAGGTTCATTTTTCGTGATCCTTTAAGGAGGATCCAGTCTCCCCGGGAGACTGTTTCGCGGAGAGCCGGGATTGCTTTCGCATTGCCATCAAAGAAGAAAATATGATTCTTGTCCAGGCCTGACGCTTCGGCGGCCTCCGCCGTGACCCGGGAATAAGCGCCCTTGAGAAAAAGGGCATAAATTCCCAATTCACCGATTCGATGACCGATTTCCTTGTGATAGGCCACTGCCTGATTGCCCAGTTCAAGCATATCCCCGAAAACGACGATGCGTCTGCCTGTTCTGGAGAGTTCTGTCAGGGTTTTCAAGGCCTCATCAACGGACAATGGGTTGGCGTTGTAGGCGTCATGAATGAGATGCGCGCCGTTGGCCAGGGGTTCGATTTCCATTCTTCCGGCAATGGGGCGGAAACCATTCAGCCCCCTTCAGATTAGAGAGGGGGCGCAACCGGCGGCGCTGGCCGCTGCCGCTGCCGCCAGAGCATTCTGTACATTATGGCGTCCCGGTACGGAGAGAACGACACCATTTTTCACCTCTTGAATATTGATCCTGATGGCGTTTTTCCAGTTTTCAACCTGCCTTAGGTTTTCCGTAGTGATATCGTCGGGAACGGACATGGAAAAGGTCATTTGTTCACCCCGCCAGCGATCCCGGAGAACGCCGATCTCCGGATCGTCCAGGTTCAGGATGGCGACGCCGCGATGATTCATCACGCTGAAGAGTTTGCCCTTTTCCTCCCGCACGGAGACAACCGAGCCGAGTCCTTCGAGATGTGCCGGGCCGATATTGGTGATGACACCGATGTCCGGTTCAGCCAAACCGGCCAGGCGCGCTATTTCACCCGGGCCGCTTGTTCCGAGCTCAACGATGGCCAGTTCGGTTTCTTCACGGAGCCCGAGCAGGGTCAAGGGAAGGCCGATCAGGTTGTTAAGGTTCCCCTCCGTTTTGAGGATTTTACCGTTCAATGAACCGATGGCAGCGATCATCTCCTTGGTCGTGGTTTTTCCGGCCGAGCCCGTAACGGCTACCACCCGGCAATTCATTCGTTTCCTCCATCCATGGGCGATATCTCCCAGCGCCTTCAGGGTATCGGATACCTCAATCCAGGGGATATCGCCCGGCAAGGCCGGCACCGCATGTCGGCGATGCCTTTCGGTCATCAAGGCCTCCGCCCCGAGGCTGACGGCTTTGGTGAGGA
It contains:
- the murG gene encoding undecaprenyldiphospho-muramoylpentapeptide beta-N-acetylglucosaminyltransferase; protein product: MNIIIAGGGTGGHLFPGIAIAEEIMARDGNNRVLFVGTERGIEKRVLPGLGYDLATIDVAGIKGTGLSNTLKVMSKLPRSFVQSLGIIRSFKPDLVLGVGGYASGPSVLTAHLLGLKTAIAEQNAYPGITNRILSRCVDRIFLTFPDGEGRFPKKKSLHTGNPIRAAFTSATINATRDDRKFNLLVFGGSQGAQAINQAVLASLDKLEPIRETLRIIHQTGVHEVEAVTKIYKERGYDADIHPFIMDMPKVYGQANLLVCRAGATSIAEMTASGRAAILIPYPYATNDHQTKNAEVLVQAGAAVLLPETRLSGETLGETILSLYRNPDSISRMEVRANQLAKRNAAAEIVDVCVSLVDKKKGS
- the ftsW gene encoding putative lipid II flippase FtsW, coding for MESLSVSQNKQDILLMLATLALVTVGTAMIYSSSAIMATERFHDAQYFLKRQIVFVVLGLVLMYLLARFPYQKLKIAAYPALVVSFVMLLALFVPSVGKKVGGAVRWLNLGFIAFQVAEWVKVSLVLFLALFLTRKRQYIKEITRGILAPLVVAACLMGLIILQPDFGTTAIIAVTVMFMLYLAGARIVHLLGLVGIFTPFLIWALCQGYRWKRVTAFMDPWQDPHGTGFQIIQSMIAFGSGGPVGVGIGDGMQKLFYLPEPHTDFILSVIAEESGFLGVSVVILLYTVLIVRGFLISFRAPDLFGMLLAAGLTILIFMQVFINIAGVMGLIPLKGLTLPFLSYGGTSLMMSLAIIGILLNISSQEA
- the murD gene encoding UDP-N-acetylmuramoyl-L-alanine--D-glutamate ligase, which codes for MALTAKNILIIGLGKTGIATARFLAKQKARIVATDQNTGAEIDAALNEIRNEDIPVRATAYDHHALDHIDMVIPSPGVPPYDPLLVEALRQGIPIHSELEIASRFLKPPMVAITGTNGKTTTTTLVGQILKDAGKRVFVGGNIGIPLIQYCDSHQKEDFVIVEVSSFQLQWVSTFRARCAVLLNAAPDHLNYHGSLASYRETKERIFLNQDEKDLAILNADEEHFLNLSKRLPAKTLFFSSTRKVERGLSVQNEGLVLSGFGAHDEIYPREMIKLPGLHNAENVMAAVMASRMCGCLPEQIVGTISNFRGLPHRIEFVGEKRDVAYYDDSKGTNAAAVARALETFQRPVVLLVGGRDKDGNFEILQSLIRKHVKTLILFGEARNTIKEKIGGLVETGTSPSLEGAVEEARRRAQAGDVVLLSPGCASFDEFADYRERGEFFQTLVRKL
- a CDS encoding phospho-N-acetylmuramoyl-pentapeptide-transferase codes for the protein MLYHLLYPLHTTFSSFNVFRYITFRTIYAAITALVICFIVGPWLIGKLQSLDVGQSIREDGPQTHHSKKGTPTMGGILIIFAVVVSTLLWSNLTNMYVWLIILVLVGYGIIGFFDDYRKITNQSSRGISGKFRLLSEITIAFFVSLVIYVRPEFSHAVTIPFFKTALPDIGIFYIFLTTFIIVGTANAVNLTDGLDGLAIGPAITCFMTYLLFAYFAGNIKIAHYLQIPYTSGAGELTIFCGAIVGAGIGFLWYNTYPAQVFMGDVGSLSLGGTLGTLAILTKQEILLAIVGGIFVLETFSVIFQVSWFKISGGKRIFRMAPIHHHFELKGWPEPKIIVRFWIISVLLALVAMSTLKLR
- a CDS encoding UDP-N-acetylmuramoyl-tripeptide--D-alanyl-D-alanine ligase, yielding MPPFPSPLLRIRDIVHFTNGTLIQGRPERTVLGISTDSRVLAAGNLFIPLAGPRFNGHDFLTKAVSLGAEALMTERHRRHAVPALPGDIPWIEVSDTLKALGDIAHGWRKRMNCRVVAVTGSAGKTTTKEMIAAIGSLNGKILKTEGNLNNLIGLPLTLLGLREETELAIVELGTSGPGEIARLAGLAEPDIGVITNIGPAHLEGLGSVVSVREEKGKLFSVMNHRGVAILNLDDPEIGVLRDRWRGEQMTFSMSVPDDITTENLRQVENWKNAIRINIQEVKNGVVLSVPGRHNVQNALAAAAAASAAGCAPSLI